Proteins encoded within one genomic window of Mauremys mutica isolate MM-2020 ecotype Southern chromosome 11, ASM2049712v1, whole genome shotgun sequence:
- the RGMA gene encoding repulsive guidance molecule A — translation MQPIRERIVVKARAGWMGMGRGAGSTALGFFQILPVFLCIFPAATSQCKILKCNSEFWAATSGSHHLGAEEAPEFCTALRTYAHCTRRTARTCRGDLAYHSAVHGIDDLMVQHNCSKDGPTSQPRLRTLPPGDSQERSDSPEICHYEKSFHKHSAPPNYTHCGLFGDPHLRTFTDSFQTCKVQGAWPLIDNNYLNVQVTNTPVLPGSSATATTKLTIIFKSFQECVDQKVYQAEMDELPAAFADGSKNGGDKHGANSLKITEKVSGQHIEIQAKYIGTTIVVRQVGRYLTFAVRMPEEVVNAVEDRDNQGLYLCLRGCPLNQQIDFQTFRSAQGTEGRARRKGPSLPSSPEVFTYETAMAKCREKLPVEDLYFQSCVFDLLTTGDVNFTLAAYYAFEDVKMLHSNKDKLHLYERTRELSPGNTAPSGHPQALPALWVALVCLSRCWSVFL, via the exons caaccTCTCAGTGCAAGATCCTGAAGTGTAACTCTGAGTTCTGGGCGGCCACATCTGGCTCTCACCACCTGGGCGCGGAGGAGGCACCGGAGTTCTGCACGGCGCTGCGCACCTACGCCCACTGCACCCGCCGCACGGCTCGCACCTGCAGGGGGGACCTGGCCTACCACTCCGCCGTTCATGGCATAGATGACCTCATGGTCCAACACAACTGCTCCAAAGATGGCCCCACCTCGCAGCCCCGCCTCCGAACACTACCCCCCGGGGACAGCCAGGAGCGCTCCGACAGCCCAGAGATCTGCCACTACGAGAAGAGCTTTCACAAGCACTCAGCCCCCCCAAACTACACCCACTGCGGGCTCTTTGGGGACCCCCACCTCAGGACTTTCACAGACAGCTTCCAGACCTGCAAAGTGCAGGGGGCTTGGCCACTCATAGACAATAACTACCTGAATGTCCAGGTCACCAACACGCCGGTGCTACCCGGGTCCTCAGCGACTGCGACGACCAAG CTCACCATCATCTTCAAGAGCTTCCAGGAGTGCGTGGACCAGAAAGTGTACCAGGCGGAGATGGACGAGCTCCCAGCCGCCTTCGCCGACGGCTCCAAGAACGGCGGCGACAAGCATGGCGCCAACAGCCTGAAGATCACCGAGAAGGTGTCTGGCCAGCACATTGAGATCCAAGCCAAGTACATCGGCACCACCATTGTGGTGAGGCAGGTGGGCCGTTACCTCACCTTCGCTGTGCGCATGCCCGAGGAGGTAGTGAACGCCGTGGAGGACAGGGACAACCAGGGCCTTTACCTCTGCCTCCGGGGCTGCCCCCTTAACCAACAGATTGACTTCCAGACCTTCCGCTCTGCTCAGGGCACGGAAGGCCGGGCTCGCAGGAAAGggcccagcctcccctcctcccccgaggTCTTCACCTACGAAACGGCCATGGCCAAGTGCCGGGAGAAGCTCCCCGTGGAGGACCTGTACTTCCAGTCCTGCGTCTTCGACCTTCTGACCACGGGGGACGTCAACTTCACTCTGGCGGCTTATTATGCCTTTGAGGACGTGAAGATGCTTCATTCCAACAAGGACAAGCTGCACCTCTATGAAAGGACACGGGAGCTGAGCCCAGGCAACACAGCCCCCTCGGGGCATCCCCAGGCCCTCCCTGCCCTCTGGGTGGCGCTGGTGTGTCTGAGTCGGTGCTGGTCAGTGTTCCTATAG